From Streptomyces sp. TLI_105, the proteins below share one genomic window:
- a CDS encoding thiamine pyrophosphate-binding protein translates to MSRPSTPVTPAPAPTAPTVAEAAVDELARAGVRHVFGFPGETSLPLYVALQQRPEVDHVLARCPRCAGYMAEAYARISGRVGVCDAPGGIGSPWTTPALLEARNSSTPLVFLASGMARRKEDRWATGEVDQQALFGPVTKKTVRLAGAERTREEVAGALSSAATPRTGPVLLEFPADSLDRPVDDGPGPAPASWGCAYPQVRAHPDPARVTAVADAVRDARRTVVVAGGGVHLSGAVDALRALSRETGLPVATTLNGKGAVDEDDVRSLGVTGAKGLEAANRYVHEADCVIVLGSKLGDKSSDGYSWPEPHQTLVNVSDDAAELVRGARGGIVVQSDVRAFCEALLRELDGFHYTGPAVHRTEPRWDTGLSDTLCRMLTDALPEDGILVADASVSSGWAGAAVRLRGGTRRLLTPRGTGSLGYALPAAIGASVARPGARVVALGGDGGLSMAMHEMETAARLGLPLVYFLLNNERLGLIDRHATDLLGGDPVSSSFTSVDWQSVAASFGWRSHRVTDTDALKSTWDDIFAPADGQVRPTLVECVVPATETAPDFLLTLKRN, encoded by the coding sequence GTGAGCCGGCCCTCCACCCCCGTGACCCCCGCCCCCGCCCCGACGGCGCCGACCGTCGCCGAAGCCGCCGTCGACGAGCTCGCCCGCGCCGGCGTCCGGCACGTCTTCGGCTTCCCCGGCGAGACCTCGCTCCCGCTCTACGTCGCCCTCCAGCAGCGGCCCGAAGTCGACCACGTGCTGGCCCGCTGCCCGCGCTGCGCCGGCTACATGGCCGAGGCGTACGCCCGGATCTCGGGCCGGGTCGGCGTGTGCGACGCGCCCGGCGGCATCGGGTCCCCGTGGACGACCCCCGCCCTCCTGGAGGCCCGCAACAGCTCCACCCCGCTGGTCTTCCTGGCCAGCGGCATGGCGCGGCGCAAGGAGGACCGCTGGGCCACCGGCGAGGTCGACCAGCAGGCGCTGTTCGGCCCCGTGACCAAGAAGACCGTCCGGCTGGCCGGCGCCGAGCGCACCCGCGAGGAGGTGGCCGGGGCGCTGTCCTCGGCCGCGACCCCGCGCACCGGACCCGTACTCCTGGAATTCCCCGCCGACAGCCTGGACCGGCCCGTCGACGACGGTCCCGGCCCGGCGCCCGCCTCCTGGGGCTGCGCCTACCCGCAGGTACGGGCCCACCCCGACCCCGCCCGGGTCACCGCGGTCGCCGACGCCGTCCGGGACGCCCGCCGGACCGTCGTGGTCGCCGGCGGAGGCGTCCACCTCTCCGGCGCCGTCGACGCGCTGCGCGCCCTGTCCCGGGAGACCGGACTGCCCGTGGCCACCACGCTCAACGGCAAGGGCGCGGTCGACGAGGACGACGTCCGCTCGCTCGGCGTCACCGGCGCCAAGGGACTCGAAGCCGCCAACCGCTACGTGCACGAGGCCGATTGCGTGATCGTGCTCGGCAGCAAGCTCGGCGACAAGTCCTCCGACGGCTACAGCTGGCCCGAACCCCACCAGACCCTGGTCAACGTCAGCGACGACGCGGCCGAGCTGGTCCGCGGAGCCCGCGGCGGCATCGTCGTGCAGTCCGACGTCCGCGCCTTCTGCGAGGCGCTGCTGCGGGAACTGGACGGCTTCCACTACACGGGACCGGCCGTCCACCGCACGGAGCCGCGCTGGGACACCGGCCTGAGCGACACCCTGTGCCGGATGCTCACCGACGCGCTGCCCGAGGACGGCATCCTCGTCGCCGACGCCAGCGTCTCCAGCGGCTGGGCCGGCGCCGCCGTCCGGCTGCGCGGCGGCACCCGCAGACTGCTCACCCCGCGCGGCACCGGCAGCCTCGGCTACGCCCTGCCCGCCGCCATCGGCGCCTCCGTCGCCCGCCCCGGCGCCCGGGTCGTCGCCCTCGGCGGCGACGGCGGACTGTCCATGGCCATGCACGAGATGGAGACCGCGGCCCGGCTCGGCCTGCCGCTCGTCTACTTCCTGCTGAACAACGAACGCCTCGGCCTCATCGACCGGCACGCCACCGACCTGCTCGGCGGCGACCCGGTGAGCTCCTCGTTCACCTCCGTCGACTGGCAGTCGGTCGCCGCCTCCTTCGGGTGGCGCTCGCACCGCGTCACCGACACCGACGCCCTCAAGAGCACCTGGGACGACATCTTCGCCCCGGCCGACGGCCAGGTCCGTCCCACGCTCGTCGAGTGCGTCGTCCCCGCCACCGAGACGGCACCCGACTTCCTGCTCACCCTCAAGAGGAACTGA
- a CDS encoding pyridoxal-phosphate dependent enzyme: MPFVKYAELIDSYARGSSEKVIHHCCIRCGKESDDPTLNRCPECSGAMDAIYDLDYAAQAEWEDSPNPLLRYFPLIPVRDPKNVVWLGDGNSPCIQAHKLGAEIGLPGLFLKDESFNPTRSTKDRIASMGISRFAELGIRKLALASTGNSSTAYGRAVQVVPGFEAHIFAGRAFVHRLNYGDHPRVRTYAIDGEFATAGNAAQRYAEENGLFSEGGFFSLSRREGLKLAYLEAFDAMPATPDYVFQAVSSGMGLLGAYKGALEYLRLGRLSGMPRFVAVQQASCAPMAHAYAEDSETIQDRHIVRNPKGPAYAILRGNPTPSYPYIRDVARQSGGDIRAVTTEEIERAKDLLRTVEGIEVCHAAATAFAGLIAAVADGRVPWDANVLVNLTGGVRPHRPSPSQVIDFEIAEADL; this comes from the coding sequence ATGCCGTTCGTCAAGTACGCGGAACTTATCGACAGTTACGCGCGTGGATCGAGCGAGAAGGTCATCCACCACTGCTGCATTCGCTGCGGGAAGGAGAGCGACGACCCGACGCTCAACCGTTGCCCCGAGTGCTCCGGGGCCATGGACGCCATCTACGACCTCGATTACGCCGCACAGGCCGAGTGGGAGGATTCTCCCAATCCGCTCCTGCGCTATTTCCCGCTCATTCCGGTGCGGGACCCGAAGAACGTCGTGTGGCTGGGCGACGGAAACTCGCCCTGCATCCAGGCACACAAACTCGGTGCAGAGATAGGCCTTCCCGGTCTCTTCCTGAAGGACGAGTCCTTCAATCCGACCCGCTCGACCAAGGACCGTATCGCCTCCATGGGCATTTCCCGGTTCGCGGAGCTCGGAATCAGGAAGCTCGCACTCGCCTCGACGGGCAACAGCTCGACCGCGTACGGCCGTGCCGTCCAGGTCGTGCCCGGCTTCGAGGCCCACATCTTCGCCGGCCGGGCGTTCGTGCACCGCCTCAACTACGGCGACCACCCCCGGGTCAGGACGTACGCCATCGACGGCGAGTTCGCCACCGCGGGCAACGCCGCCCAGCGCTACGCCGAGGAGAACGGCCTCTTCTCCGAGGGCGGCTTCTTCAGCCTCTCCCGGCGCGAGGGCCTCAAGCTGGCCTACCTGGAGGCGTTCGACGCCATGCCGGCCACCCCGGACTACGTCTTCCAGGCGGTCAGCAGCGGCATGGGCCTGCTCGGCGCGTACAAGGGCGCCCTCGAGTACCTCAGGCTCGGCCGGCTCTCCGGGATGCCCCGCTTCGTCGCCGTGCAGCAGGCCAGCTGCGCGCCCATGGCCCACGCGTACGCCGAGGACTCCGAGACCATCCAGGACCGGCACATCGTCAGGAATCCCAAGGGACCGGCGTACGCCATCCTGCGCGGCAACCCCACCCCCAGCTACCCCTACATCCGCGACGTGGCACGCCAGTCGGGCGGCGACATCCGGGCTGTGACGACCGAGGAGATCGAGCGCGCCAAGGACCTGCTGCGCACCGTCGAGGGCATCGAGGTGTGCCACGCGGCGGCCACCGCCTTCGCCGGACTGATCGCGGCCGTCGCCGACGGCCGGGTGCCCTGGGACGCCAACGTCCTGGTCAACCTGACCGGCGGAGTGCGCCCGCACCGCCCGTCCCCGTCGCAGGTCATCGACTTCGAGATCGCCGAGGCGGACCTGTGA
- a CDS encoding DUF1345 domain-containing protein, which translates to MPEPPSPRRRNRWLSERRRGAVSASVAAAAAAFLLGLDSLRAELSGADVCVLLLLAYLFPYLVLTVVAFSTASPDRVRVWADRESRGTVLQRYVYGTAPGPGVSLLISAAALVVAVVWRPGHIGSSFEPAARASVALVMVALAWVCVAVSFAVAFQADNLVEGQGALEFPGEESPAWADYVYFAFSVMTTFGTTDVTVTSREMRRTVTANSCIAFVFNTVTVASLVSALDSL; encoded by the coding sequence GTGCCCGAGCCGCCCTCCCCGCGCCGCCGGAACCGGTGGCTCTCCGAACGCCGCCGGGGGGCGGTGAGCGCGTCCGTCGCCGCGGCCGCGGCGGCGTTCCTCCTCGGTCTCGACAGCCTCAGGGCGGAGCTCTCCGGGGCGGACGTCTGCGTCCTGCTGCTGCTCGCCTACCTCTTCCCGTACCTCGTGCTCACGGTGGTCGCCTTCTCCACCGCGTCTCCGGACCGGGTCCGCGTCTGGGCCGACCGCGAGTCGCGGGGCACGGTGCTCCAGCGGTACGTGTACGGCACGGCGCCCGGCCCGGGGGTGTCGCTCCTCATCTCGGCCGCGGCGCTCGTGGTGGCCGTGGTGTGGCGTCCCGGGCACATCGGCTCCTCGTTCGAACCGGCCGCCCGGGCGTCGGTGGCGCTCGTCATGGTGGCCCTCGCCTGGGTGTGCGTGGCCGTCTCCTTCGCGGTCGCCTTCCAGGCCGACAACCTCGTGGAGGGGCAGGGGGCGCTGGAGTTCCCCGGCGAGGAGAGCCCCGCCTGGGCCGACTACGTCTACTTCGCCTTCTCGGTCATGACGACCTTCGGCACGACCGACGTCACCGTGACGTCCCGGGAGATGCGCCGGACCGTGACGGCGAACTCGTGCATCGCGTTCGTCTTCAACACCGTCACGGTGGCCAGCCTGGTCTCCGCCCTGGACAGCCTCTGA
- a CDS encoding diacylglycerol kinase family protein: MGGSGPAGRPAARLLARLALLAAVGSLVVLLLAIGDGGLKVVGAGLLGLALCAVGVWWFVSRRGAVRLLGALLAIAAPVGVLVLFTYDGLWLTALILCLCWGAALACARAALRRSRPKRSMRAVPALPPKRPVLIMNPKSGGGKVGRFHLVERAEALGARVVLLDPSAPADVAELAREAVAEGADLLGVAGGDGTQALVAAVAAEHDLPFLVVSAGTRNHFAMDLGLDRSDPSRCLDALTDGEELRIDLGDVAGRAFVNTVSFGVYADVVQHPEYRDDKAGTALSLMPDLLLGEGVRRLDARVDDTVLSSQQALLVSNNPYVSPDEVSGGGRRPSLDDGELGVLGIKVADAAQAADLAVRGSQSTALSVLTAHRVEVASDTEEIAVAVDGEALRMPTPVVCTLRPGALRVLVPRDRPGVPAPAPPVRWRRVLDLAFGRAERPAEASP; the protein is encoded by the coding sequence ATGGGAGGGTCAGGACCCGCAGGAAGGCCGGCCGCGCGGCTGCTGGCGCGCCTGGCCCTGCTCGCGGCCGTCGGTTCGCTGGTCGTGCTCCTGCTCGCGATCGGGGACGGCGGCCTCAAGGTGGTCGGGGCCGGGCTCCTCGGCCTCGCCCTCTGCGCCGTCGGCGTTTGGTGGTTCGTGTCGCGCCGCGGCGCCGTGCGCCTCCTCGGGGCGCTCCTCGCGATCGCCGCGCCCGTCGGCGTCCTGGTCCTCTTCACGTACGACGGCCTGTGGCTGACGGCGCTGATCCTGTGCCTGTGCTGGGGCGCGGCCCTGGCCTGCGCGCGGGCGGCGCTGCGCAGATCGCGTCCGAAGCGGTCGATGCGGGCGGTCCCGGCGCTCCCGCCGAAGCGACCGGTCCTGATCATGAATCCGAAGTCCGGGGGAGGGAAGGTCGGCCGCTTCCATCTGGTGGAGCGGGCGGAGGCGCTCGGCGCGCGGGTCGTCCTGCTCGATCCGTCCGCCCCGGCCGACGTCGCCGAACTGGCCCGCGAGGCCGTGGCCGAGGGCGCGGACCTGCTCGGCGTCGCGGGCGGCGACGGCACGCAGGCCCTGGTCGCGGCGGTCGCCGCCGAGCACGACCTGCCGTTCCTCGTGGTCTCGGCGGGCACCCGCAACCACTTCGCCATGGACCTGGGCCTCGACCGCTCCGATCCGTCCCGCTGCCTCGACGCGCTGACCGACGGCGAGGAGCTCCGGATCGACCTCGGCGACGTCGCCGGGCGGGCCTTCGTGAACACGGTGTCCTTCGGGGTGTACGCCGATGTCGTCCAGCACCCGGAGTACCGCGACGACAAGGCGGGCACGGCCCTCTCCCTCATGCCGGACCTGCTGCTCGGCGAGGGCGTGCGACGGCTCGACGCACGCGTCGACGACACGGTGCTCTCGTCCCAGCAGGCCCTCCTCGTCAGCAACAACCCGTACGTCTCGCCCGACGAGGTCAGCGGCGGCGGCCGCCGGCCCAGCCTCGACGACGGCGAGCTGGGGGTGCTCGGGATCAAGGTCGCGGACGCGGCGCAGGCCGCCGACCTGGCCGTCCGGGGCTCGCAGTCCACGGCGTTGAGCGTCCTGACCGCACACCGCGTCGAGGTGGCCTCCGATACGGAGGAGATCGCCGTGGCGGTCGACGGCGAGGCGCTGCGGATGCCCACCCCGGTCGTCTGCACGCTGCGGCCCGGCGCCCTGCGGGTCCTCGTGCCGCGCGACCGCCCGGGCGTCCCCGCGCCGGCGCCGCCCGTGAGGTGGCGCCGGGTCCTGGACCTCGCGTTCGGCCGCGCGGAGCGGCCGGCCGAAGCGTCGCCGTGA
- a CDS encoding class I SAM-dependent methyltransferase — protein sequence MSVQLYDEIGEAFEGFKSLPLARYGEVPSFLGLVGDVRGRSVLDLASGTGFYSREFKRRGASEVLGVDISGAMVDAARAFEESDPLGVRYEVGDVSELRDLDRRFDIALGVQLLNYAPDIAAMERMCRHVHRSLEPGGEFFVLAQKPDYRFDGPSLAKYGFLCEATGEEIETGPRVRITALLDPPISFVGACPRREVYEGSLRAAGFSELTWVPLEISEAGVREFGADFWADCLANPPFELLRCRA from the coding sequence ATGAGCGTGCAGCTGTACGACGAGATCGGTGAGGCGTTCGAGGGATTCAAGTCCCTGCCGTTGGCGCGGTACGGGGAGGTGCCCAGCTTCCTGGGCCTGGTCGGTGACGTACGGGGCAGGTCGGTCCTCGACCTCGCCTCCGGCACCGGCTTCTACAGCAGGGAGTTCAAGCGGCGAGGCGCCTCCGAGGTGCTCGGCGTCGACATCTCCGGCGCGATGGTCGACGCCGCCCGGGCCTTCGAGGAGAGCGACCCGCTGGGCGTGCGCTACGAGGTGGGCGACGTGTCCGAGCTGCGCGACCTCGACCGGCGCTTCGACATCGCGCTGGGGGTCCAGCTGCTCAACTACGCGCCGGACATCGCCGCCATGGAGCGGATGTGCCGCCATGTGCACCGGAGCCTGGAGCCCGGGGGTGAGTTCTTCGTGCTCGCGCAGAAGCCCGACTACCGCTTCGACGGGCCGTCCCTCGCCAAGTACGGCTTCCTCTGCGAGGCGACCGGCGAGGAGATCGAGACCGGGCCGCGCGTCCGGATCACGGCGCTGCTCGACCCGCCGATCTCGTTCGTCGGCGCCTGCCCGCGCCGCGAGGTGTACGAGGGGTCTCTGCGGGCGGCCGGTTTCAGCGAGCTGACCTGGGTCCCGCTGGAGATCTCCGAGGCCGGCGTCCGTGAGTTCGGCGCGGACTTCTGGGCGGACTGCCTCGCGAACCCGCCCTTCGAGCTCCTGCGCTGCCGCGCCTGA